The genomic DNA GGTTGACGATGCCCTCGGTCATGTCGACGCTCACCGAGACGGCCGTCGAGACCGACCCGGCCGCCGCGGTCATCACGAGTACCCCCGGCGCCAGGTAGTCGATGTAGCCGCCGGCGCCGGGCACGACCCCGCGGAGGCCGGCGCCGAGCGTCCCGCCCAGCACGTAGTCGAACAGGAGCAGGAAGACGACCGGCATCGCGACCGTCGAGATCGTCATCGACGGGTAGCGCAGCGCGTGCCGCAGGTTGCGGCGCAGCATGGTTGCCGAGTCGGTGGCTGCGTAGGAGAGGCTGCTCACGGCAGGCTCCTTTCGGGTGTCGCATGAGGGCCCGTGAGGGCCAGGAACACGTCGTCGAGCTCCGGCATCTGGACGGAGAGCTCGGCGACCTCGATCGCCTCGGCGTCCAGCCGGTCGAGCAGAGCCCGCAGGGTGCGGACGCCGCCGTCGCTCGGCACGTGGAGCGTCAGGCTGTCGTCGTCGCGCTCCGCCGGGCCGATGACGCCCGCGGCACGGTCGAGCGCGGGCGCGTCGGCGAACCGCAGGTCGATCGCGCCTCCGGGGACGAGCCGCTTGAGCTCCGCCGGCGTCCCCTGGGCGACGATCCGGCCCTTGTCGAGCAGGGCGATCCGGCCGGCCAGCTGGTCGGCCTCGTCGAGGTACTGCGTCGTCAGGAACACCGTGACGCCGCCGGCCACGAGGTCGCGGATGATCTGCCACATCTCGCGGCGGCCGCGCGGGTCGAGCCCGGTGGTGGGCTCGTCCAGGAAGATGACGCGCGGGTCGCCGACCAGGGTCATCGCGAGGTCGAGCCGGCGCCGCATCCCGCCGGAGTAGGTCGCGGCCGGCTTGCGGGCCGCCTCGACGAGGTCGAAGCGCTCGAGCAGCTCGGCGGCGCGCCGACGGCCCTCGCCGCGGCCGAGGTGGCGCAGGTCGGCCATCAGAATCACGTTCTCCTCGCCGGTGAGCAGGCCGTCGACGGCCGCGAACTGGCCGGTCACGCCGATGGCGCGCCGGGCCGCGTCGGCCTCGCGGCGCAGGTCGAAGCCGGCGACCGAGAGGTCGCCCGCGTCCGCGGGGAGCAGGGTCGAGAGGATCTGCACCGTCGTCGTCTTGCCGGCGCCGTTGGGGCCGAGCAGCGAGAAGACGGTGCCCTCGGCGATGTCCAGGTCGATCCCGTCGAGGACGACCTTGTCGCCGTACGCCTTGCGCAGCCCCGCGACGGTGATCGCGGAGCGTGTATCGAGCAGGGGGGTCATTCCGGGTCCTTCCGTGGTGCTACGCCGCGGGCGCGCGGCGGATGCTGATGTCGCCGTAGGAGGTGCGGGCGCGCACCTCGACGGTCTCCTCGCCCGGGTCGGGGCGCTCCGAGTCGGCCAGCTCGTTGTTCACGCGGCCGAAGCCCGTGTCGAGGTCGAGCCAGGCCGCCACTCCGGGCCGGATGCCGACGTCGATCTTGCCGGCCGCCGTCTCGGCGACAACGGCGCCCGCGGTGACCTCGCCGAGGTGGATGTCGCCGTTCGCGGTCTTCACCGTCACGGTGGCACGGGCCTGGTCGACCGAGATGCTGCCGTTGGCAGCCTTGATGCGCAGCTCGCCGCCCACGCTGCCGACCCAGGTCTCGCGGTTCGAGCTCTTGATCACGGCCGAGCCGTCGACCGCGTCGACGCGGATCACGCCTGTGCCCGTCGAGGCGTTCAGGTCGCCGGCCGCGTGGCCGACGCTGACGTCGCCCGCACCTGTACGGATGTGCACCGATCCAGCCTGCTCGACGTCGAGGTCGCCGGCGCCGGTCTTGAACCGGAACTCGCCGAGCGCGCCGGTGCACCGCAGTGCCGCGACGCCGGCATCGCCCCGGATCTCCGAGCCGGCCGGAAGCGAGATCCGCACATCGATCGAATCGCGGCCGCCGCGCGGCATCCAGCTCCGCCACCCGCGCGGGCCGCGGATGACGAGCCGGTCGCCGGAGAGATCGACCCGGGTCTGCTCGGCGGCGGAGACGTCGCCGGGCTTGGCGGGATCGCTCGGGAGCACCTCGACGACGGTGTCGGTGCGCTCGCTCGCCTCGATGGAGATGTCGCCGGCGCCGACGTCGACGTCGACGGTGATGGGCGAGGCTGTCTGGAAGGTGGGCATGATGGGCGTCCTTCGGTTCTCTCGTGGTTCGGGTCAGCGGGCCCAGCCGGTGTGGCGCTGGGAGGCCTGCGGCGCGCGGCGGGCGCGGGTCTGCTCGGCGTCGGAGCGGCCGAGGGCGGCGGCGGCGGCCCGGACGAGCCAGGCGTTCACCGACAGGCCTTCCTGGCGGGCGGCGCGCTCGACCGGCTGCTTCAGCCGGTCGGGCATGCGCACGTTGATGCGCCAGAGCGCGCCGTCGTCGTCGTCAGCCGCGAGCGGCGGGACGGCCGCCTCGGGGGGCTCGGGGATGTGCTCGCCGGGGGGCGGCGTGATCACGAGCTCGGGGTCACGCCCGCGCAGGCGCAGCTCCACGGAGCCCGGTGCGAGCTCCACGGTGATCTCCTCGGCCGCGGCCGACAGCACCTGCTGGAAGCCCAGCAGGAGCGCCGCCTCGAGCGGCGCGACGAGCCGCTCCGCGAGGGCGCGGGCGTCGTCTCCCCCGGCCTCGGCGGCCAGGAGCAGGTGGTGGCGGACGTCTTCGACGTACGGTTGCAGGTTCATGGCATCATTATGGCACGCGAATGATGCCATGGCAAGGCCATAGCGGTGCCATCGCCCCATGCCCAAAGACAGGTCGGACGGCCACCGCGACGGTTACCCTCGGCAGCGCTTCTCAAACGTGATCTGGCTTTCCCTTTTCCGAGACGGCCAAGACTAGAGTCAACGCCGTTCGAGCGGCCAGCAGACCGTTCCGGCCGACGCCTGGCCGCCTCCACAACGAGAGGGGTGGTGGAGATGGGTTGGCTGTCGCTGGACCGGGCCACCGGTATACGTCGTGGGGTGGTGATGGCAGGTGCGGCGGTGACCGCGTGCCTCCTCCTGGCGGGGGCCGCAAGCGCGCACACGCATCACACCCAGCGGGCGTGGGTCTCGCCCCGGAGCGTGGGCGCGCTCGACTGCAACGGCATGAGCCCGATCCAGTCGACGATCGAATCGGCGAAGGCCTGCACGGACATCCGCGGGGTCCTGAACAGCACGAGCCCGTACATGGACGACGGCCACTTCTACGACAACGGCCGCTACATCGGCCACGACGAGCCCGACACGCGGTTCCTTTCGGGCATGCACGGCTCCGGCAACAACATCGTCTTCCGCGAGACTCTGGGCCGCGATCCGAAGGGCGCTCCCACCGTGCGGATGCCCGGACGTGACCGCACCCACTGGGTCGAGCTGTCGGTGGCGCCGTGGTTCTCGATGGCGCTCTGCAACCAGTTCTCCTACCCGCTCACGCCCTGCAAGCCGATGAGCGACGCGAACGCGCCGGGAACGGTGAACGCCCCGGTGCCTCCGGGCGTGTTCCCGGGTGGCGGCAGCTCGTTCCTCGAGATGCAGTTCTACCCGCCGGGCATGGCGCCGTTCATCGACAACGTGAGCTGCAACAACCGGTCGTGGTGCGCGTCGCTGCACATCAACGATCTCGAGTGCACGACGAACTTCGCGAGCTGCAACACGAACTGCGAAGAGCCGACGAACTTCGCGTTCATCCAGACCAACGGCGTTCCGACCGGGCCGCCGAGCCCGCAGCTTGCGAACACGGCGACCAACCTGCCGAACGGGCACACGCTGATGATGCACTCGGGCGACCGCCTCGTCATCCACATCTGGGATGCGCCGGTTCCCGGCCACCCCGGTCAGAGAGCGCTGAAAACCTCGATCCACGACCTGACCACCGGCCAGTCCGGCTGGATGCAGGCGTCGGCCGCGAACGGCTTCATGGCCACCAACATCAACGACTGCAGCGGCACGCCGTTCAACTACGAGCCGGAGTACTCGAGCTCGAAGCCGCAGAACATCGTTCCGTGGGCGGCCGACCAGGTCAACGTCAGCACGCAGTTCGAGATCGGGCACTTCGAGCCGTGCACGCGCGTGACCCAGCCGATCGACGTGACCACGATCCCGTTCCCGGGCCTGTCCGGGTTCCCCGACACCACCTGGAACCGCTGCCACGGCCCATACGAGAACTCCGCTCCGGCGGGCGCGGAGAAGACGGAGCCCGGCGACGCGTTCTGCTATCCGCGAGGTGACACCCACCGTGGCAGGGTGGCGCCGAACGTCGTCACGGGGTGCGTGGACGACGTCTTCCAGAACGGCGACCTCGACTTCGACGGTACGTCCTACTGGGCGAACTGGCCGACCTCGACGACGCCGAACCGGTGGCCGTCCACGTTCCTCCAGCAGTTCCCGACCACCAACGGTCACGACTACGCCGCGTTCCAGATCCAGACGGACGCGGCGCTCAGCGAGGCCAGCTGCAACTTCCCGAATCCGTCCGGGTGCAAGGTGCCGCCGCCGGCGGCGCCCGGCAAGTTCTACCCGTACTGGACGCTCACGAAGTCCTGCGTCTGGGAGTTCGGGAACATGACCAACGGCAACACGTTCGGCAAGCAGGCCCAGTACGGGTCGATCAAGCCGCAGCTCGGGTACGCCCAGCTGCTCGGCCCGATCATGCCGAACCGCTGCGCCGCATAGCCCGAGCGAGACGGCGGCCGCGGGCGAGGGCCCGCGGCCGCCGGGCTCTCGTTCATCTCATCTGGACGAGTCGCTGACCGGCAGGGGCGCCGAGGATCGGGCACATGCCGGCCGGCAGCGAGACCGAGCGCCACTCGACCGTGCGGGGAGAGCTCGGGCGACTCGCCCTCGGCGAGGGCCGCGAGGTCGCGGCGACCCTGTACGGGACCGTGATCGTGATGGCGACCCTGACCGACGCCTACGCGAGCGAGAAGCACCCCGCGAAGCTCGCGGTCATCGTCCTCTCCACGTCACTCGTGATCTGGGTGGCACACCTGCACGCCGAGGGCCTGGCCCGGTCGCTCGCCGCGGAGCGCGGGCTCACCTGGGCCGACACCCGCCACGTCGCGCGGCGCGAGCTCGGCATCCTGCTCGCCGCCGCACCCCCGGCGCTCGCGCTCGTGCTCGGCGCGGCGGGCCTCGTCGAGGAGACCACCGCGGTCTGGCTGGCGCTCGGCCTCGGCGTGGCGACGCTGCTCGCGGAGGGCATCCGCTACGCGCGCATCCAGCGGCTCGGCTTCGCCCAGGCGCTCGTGCCCATCAGCGTGAACCTCGCGCTCGGGCTCGTCATCGTGGCCCTCAAGGTCGCGTTCGACCACTGAGCCGGGGCCAGGGCCGGCCCCGGCCGGGCGTCGTTACTCCGCTTCGCCCAGCGGGTACCCGCGGTGCATGCCCGATTCCACCGATCCCACCCATGGGCGGCGGCGACTCGCCGACCGCGACCGCGAGGCCGACGCCGGCGAGCGGCGCGAGGAGTACCGCCGAGGCGAATGGTCGAAGCCCGGAGATCCCGCCGACCGCCGCCGCGCCGAGGCCGTCGAAGGAGAGACCGAGAAACCGAGGCGCGGCACCGGCGACCCGTGACCCTGTCAAGGCAGATCCGGAGGTAGGCGCGTGTCCCGAAGCCCGGTGCACCCGATCGACGGCCCCGAGATGAACGCCGCCGTCGAAACCGAACGGCGGCCATCGGAGGACGCGGAGCCACGACGCGTCCGGTTCGACGTCTCGGCGTGGGCGATCGCGAAGCTGATGGCGGGATTGCTGCTGCTGGGAGTGGCCGGAAACCTGGCCCATCAGATCCGGGACGTCATCGTGTGGGCGGCGGCGGCGCTCTTCCTGGCCGTGGCGCTGAACCCGCTGGTCGCGCGCCTCGAGCCGAAGCTCGGGCGCACGGCCGCGGCGGTCGTCGTCTTCCTCGGGTTCATCGTCCTGCTCCTTACGACGCTGGCCGCGTTCGTCGCGCCGTTCGTCACCCAGGTCGACCAGCTGACGACGGGCCTCCCGAACGCGCTCCAGGACGCCAGACACAACCACACGTTCGCCCGCCTCGACTCGCGATTTCACCTTGTCGAGCACGCCCGGGCGCACGCCGACGCCGTCCCCGGCTACGTGTTCGGTACCGCCGGCACCGTGCTCGGCGGGGTCGTCGCGGTGACGACCGTCCTCTTCCTGATGGTCTTCCTGCTCATCGAGCTGCCGAACATCGCGCGACTCGTGCTCGGCCAGCTCCAGCCCGCGCAGCGCGAGCGGGCGGTCGCCATCGCCCAGCATGCCAACCGTCAGGTCGGCGGCTACGTCTTCGGCAACCTGGTGATCTCGGTGATCTGCGGCGCCGTCACCTGGGTGGCCCTCTACCTGCTCGGCGTGCCGTATTCGCTTGCGCTCGCGGTGTTCATGGCCGTCTTCGACATCATCCCGCTCGTGGGCGCCACGATCGGCTCGATCGTCGTGATCGGGGCGGCATTCCTGCTCACCGGGACGACCGCCGGCATCGCGATATTCGTGATCGTGATGGTCTACCAGCAGATCGAGAACCACGTGCTCCAGCCGCTCATCTACGGCCGCACCGTGCAGCTCTCCTCGTTGACCGTGCTGCTGGCGGTGCTCGTCGGCGGCGCGGCGCTGGGCCTCGTCGGGGCGCTGCTCGCGATCCCCATCGCGGGAACGCTCCAGGCAGTCGTCGGGGAGATGCTCGAGAGCCGCGCCGAGCGCATCCGCCGGGACGGGCCGAGCGGCGAGGAGGCGGTCGAGGCTCCCTAGGCCCGCAGCCGCGACGACCGCTCTCAGCGGTCTCACAGCAAGCGCTTAGGCTGGCTTCACGTGCCGCGGCGATGCTGTGGGCCCATGACGAGAGAACACCCGGAGGAGATGGCGACGGCCGGCGCCGGGCGCCCCACCCGAGGATCGCTCGAGCGGCGCCTGACGCTGCTCAAGCGCTCCGTGGTGGTGGCCGCCGTCGGGTCGTTCGCGGCGGTCGCCTCGCTCGCGGCCGCGCGGACGGCTGCCCACGGCGCGAGCACGCCTGCCCAGCGGTCGAACCAGCAGAACCAGTACCAGGACGGGCAGGACGACTACTTCGGCCACGCGCCGTACGGGGACGGTTCGGGCTCGAGCGGCTCGCTCGGCTCGGGCTCGGGGACGCCTCCCGCGGCGGGGTCGCATGCGTCGTAGCTGGGCCGCACCGGCCGGGTCGGTCTCCCAGCGCTTCCCGGCGATGGGCTGCGAGGTGCTCGTGATCCTGCCCGCCGAGCGCGCCGCCCACGTCGGCACGGTCTCGGCGCTCTTCGCGGAGTGGGAGGCGCGGCTGAGCCGGTTTCGCCCGGACAGCGACGTGAGCCGGCTGAACGCCGCCGCCGGCCGCACCACCCGGGTCAGGGAGCCCCTGCTCGGCGTGCTCCGCCGCGCGCTTCGCGCCGCCCGGGCGACCCGCGGCGTGTTCGATCCGACGCTCGCCCGGGAGCTCTCGGCGCTCGGCTACGCCACGACGTTCTCGGAGATGCAGGGCGAGGTCTCCGAGCGGCCCGCTCCCGCGCGCGCGTCGAGCTGGCACGACGTGCGGCTCGGCCCGGGAGGCCTCGTGAGCCTTCCCGCCGACCTGGCCGTCGACCTGGGCGGGATCGCCAAGGGGATGGCCGTCGACGCGGCGCTGGCCGCGCTCCGGGCCGAGGACGTCCCGTTCGCGCTCGTCTCCGCCGGCGGCGACCTGGGCGTGCTCGGCGGACGGCCCTGGCCGGTCGCCGTCGAGGCGGCCGACGGCGAGACCGTCGTCACGCTCACGGCGGGAGCGCTCGCGACCTCCAGCACGGAGGAGCGGCGCTGGCGCACCGCGCGCGGCGAGCTGCACCACGTGATCGACCCCCGCACCCGCCGGCCGGCGGCGAGCGACCTGGTCCGCGTGACGGTGCACGCCCCGACCTGCGAGGCGGCCGAGGTCGCCGCCAAGGCCGCGCTCATCCTGGGGGCGGAGGAGGGCGCCGCGTTCCTCGAGCGCCACCGGCTCACCGGGCTGCTCAGCACCGCCTCCGAGTCCTGCCCGGCGGGCGCGTGGCCCGCGCAGACGGCGGGTGCCGCGTGACCGCGTCGCACGTCGCGTGGTACACGGTGCGCGCGAGCGGCTACACGGCCCTCGTGCTGCTGACGCTCTCGATGGCGCTCGGGCTGCTCCTCAGCCTGAACGTGCGGTCGGCGCGCTGGCCGCGCTTCCTGACCAACGACCTGCATGGCTTCACGACGCTCGTCGCGCTCGTCTTCATCGCGATCCACACGGTGGCCACCGTGCTCGACCCGTTCATGCACCTCGGCCTCGCCGGCGCGCTCGTCCCGTTCGCGAGCGGGTACCGCACGATCGGCATGGCGGCCGGCATCGTCGCCGGCTACCTGATGCTCGCCGTCTGGATCACCTCACGCCTGCAGCGCCTGATCGGCTGGCGGACGTGGCGCACGCTGCACTACGCGGTGTTTGCGGTGTACGTCCTCTCCATCGCCCACACCCTCGTCACGGGCGAGGACGGATCGACCACCTGGGGGCGCTGGATCGTGGTCGGAAGCGTCGTGCTCGTGGCCGGCCTCACCGCGCTTCGGGCGCTGGGCGGACGGGCCGTGCCCGCGAAGACGGCTCAGCGCAGCGCGTAGGGGCGCCGCTCGGGCGCCGCCGGCCGGGACGGCTCGACACGCAGGTCGGGGAGCCACCGAAGCCAGCCGGGCATGTACCAGCTGCGGTCGCCAAGGAGCTCCATCCACGCCGGCATCAGCACCGTGCGGACGATCGTGGCGTCGAGCAGGATGGCAACACCGAGGCCGAAGCCCATCTGCTGGAACATCACCAGCTGGCCGGCGGCGAAGCCGGCGAACACCGCCACCATGATCAGCGCCGCGCCCGTGATCAGCCGGGCGGTCGAGTCGATGCCGTAGGCGACGGCCTCGCGGGCATCGCCGCGCTCGTCGTAGCGCTCGCGGATGCGCGAGAGCAGGAAGACCTGGTAGTCCATCGAGAGACCGAAGAGCACGGAGAACAGGAAGAGCGGGATCCACGCCTCGACGGTGGGCACCTGCTGGAAGCCGAACAGGCTGGCGCCGTGCCCCTGCTGGGTCACGAACACGAGAAGGCCGTACGCCGCCCCCACCGAGAGCAGGTTCATGACGATGCTCGAGGCCGGGACGACGACCGAGCGGAACGCGAGCATGAGCAGGATGAAGCTCAGGCCGAGCACGAGCGCGAAGACGATCGGCAGGTACCGGTCGGTGATGGCGAAGTAGTCGAGGTTCTGGGCGCTCGCACCGGTGACGTACGCGGTGAGCTCGGTGCCGACGAGCGCGGCGGGCAGGTAGGTGTCGCGCAGCGCGCGGACGGCGTTGAGCGCCGCGTCGGAGTTGGGGTCGCCCGCGACCGGCACGTTGATCACCGCCAGGCGCTGCGCCGGGGCGCCGCCGACCTGGAGCGTCCCGAACCGCGGGTCCTTCGCCAGGGCAGCCTCGAGCCTCGCGAACGCCGCGCGGGCGCCCGCCGACGCGACGTCGCCGTCGACGACGATCGTGGCGGGCGTCACCTCGCCGACGGTGAAGTCGCGGTTCAGGACGACGTAGCCCTGCTTGGCGTGGGTGGAATCCGGGAGCGTCGCCAGGCCGGCAGAGCCGGTGTGGATGCTGAAGTACGGGATCGCCGCGATCAGCAGGACCGCCACCGACAGCACCAGCGCGACAACCGGGTGGCGCATCACGACCGCCACGATCCGCCCCCAGAAGCCGCCGCTCTCGGCCGGCTCCTGGGCCCGGCGGCCGAAGAACGGCACCCGCAGCGACTCGATCCGGTCGCCCAGCAGGCTGACGATCGCCGGCAGCAGGGTCAGGGCTGCGAGAACGGCCACGAGCACCACGAGGATCGCGCCGGCCGCCAGGCTGACGAAGATCTTGGTCGGGACGATCAGCATGCCGACGAGGGCGAGCACCACCGTCATCCCGCTGAAGAGCACGGCGCGGCTGGCCGTCGTGCCGGCGAGCCCGATGGCCTCGTGCTTCGGGTGCCCCGCCCCGCGCTCGTCGCGGTAGCGGGAGACGATGAACAGCGAGTAGTCGATGCCGACGGCGAGCCCCATGAACGTCAGCATGTTCACGACGAAGAAGCTGAGCGGTGAGATCTGCCCGATCAACGCGGCCACCGCGAGGGCCACGACGATGGCGAAGATCGTCAGGATCAGCGGCACGAAGGCCGCGACGACCGCCCCGAACACGGCGACCAGGATCAGGAGCGCGATCGGGATCCCGATCCCCTCGCCCTTCTGCAGGTCGCTCTCGGAGAGCTTCGTGAAGTCGTGGCCGACGGTGGCCTGGCCGGTGATCAGCACCGCGTAGCCGCCTTGCCCGTCGGCACCGTCCACCGCGGCGATCACCGGCGTGATCCTGTCGGGCGCGTCGTTGAGCTCGCTCCCCGGCATCGTCACCTGGATCAGCGTGGCGCGCCGGTCCTTCGAGACCTGCGACGGATCCCGGCTCTCGTAGTACGTCGGACCGACGTGGACGACGCTCGGCGCCGCCGCAACGAGCTTGGAGCGGATGGCGTCCACCCGCTGCCGGAACCCCGGCTGCGCGACCGTCCGGGTCGCCGAACGGACGATCACCACGTCGCGCACCGGCTCCTTGCGGTCGAGCCGCTGCTCGATCAGGTCGATCGCCTTCTGCGACTCGGGCGTCCCCGTGAAGTTGCTCTCCGTCGTCAGCGACGAGGACAGGAAGGCCGACGTGATCCCCACGCTCACGACGGCCAGCGCCACCCACACGGCCAGGGTCCGCCACGGATGCGCCGCACACGCGCGGGCTGCGCGCCCCGTCATGCCCAGCCGACGCTCGTTGCTGTCAGAGCCCGGAGCCATCGGAGCGCGGCAGGTTCTCACCTCCCGCCGCAGCGGTCTTCACCCACTTCGGACGAACGTTCGCGTGGTTGCGGAGAAACCCGCACCAGCGTACGCGTCGACCCTGATGGCGGCACGGGCCTCAGCGTCGAGGATGCGCAGATGACGTTCGTGGGCACTGATGGTTCGGAGGGGACGCAAGTCGTGATCCTCGACCGCCGTCCCTTCGACCGTTTCGCACTCGAGATCCTGTGCGAGCAGACGCCCGGCATCACCGTCGCCGCAACCGCCGCAAACGTGTCCGAGGCGATGCGCGCCCTGGGCCGGCCGGGCACCGTCGTGCTGGCCGGCCGCCAGGCGCTCCTGGTCGACGGCCCGGAGCCCGCCGCGCGTCTCCGGGCGGCCGGTGCCGCGCGGGTGATCATGGTCGGAACCGGCGACCGCGACTGGGTCAGAGTCGAGGCGATGCGCATGAACGCGGACGGCTTCCTGATGCGCGACGGCGGCTGCGCTCTCGAGGCGGGGACGCTGCGCGGACAGGCCGACACCGTGCCGACCTGGCGCGACGGGGCCGGCGATGACGCTCCCGTCTAGCGCCGGTCAGCCCGGTGCGTCTGCGTCGGACGTGACCGGAATGGACGCGCGGATCTCCGCCCCGCCGGCCTCCGGGCAGACGATCTCGATCGAGCCGCCGATCAGCTCGATCCGCTCCTGCATCCCGATCAGGCCGAAGCCCGTCGACTCGCGGCGGCCGGCGAGGCCGACGCCGTCGTCGGCGATCCGCAGATCGATCCGGCCGTTCGCCTCGACGATCGTCACATCGACCCGTGTCGCGCCCGCGTGCTTGACGACGTTGTTCAGCGCCTCCTGCACGACGCGGTAGAGCGCATCCTCGACTGTCGGAGCGAGCCTGAACGACCGGCGGCCGCTCTCGTAGGCGAGGTCGATGTTCATCCGGACGTGCAGGTCGCTGACCACGCCCAGCCGATCCACCAGATGCTCGAGCGCGGGCTGGACGCCGGCCTCGTCGAGGATCGGCGGCCGCAGATCCGTGATCAGCTGCCGGAGCGAGGCGATGCCGAGCGTCAACTGCTCGGTCGCCTGGTCGAGGATCGACTCGACCCGGACGGGATCGTCGCTGCGGCGCGCCGTCGACAGGATCATCTTCAGGCTCGCGAGATCCTGAAGCGTCTCGTCGTGCAGCTCCCGCGCCCATCGGCGCCGCTCGGCCTCGGAGGCCTCGATGGCACGGCGGGCGCGCTCCTCGGCGACGTTCCGGCCGGTGGCGACCGCCGTCGCGCCGCTGCTGGCGAACGCCTCGAGCACCCTGGCGTCTTCCGACGTGAAGGCCGCGGCAGCCGACGCGAGATCGACGGCTCCGAGCACGCCGACGGCCACACCCCGGAAGACGAGCGGCACCAGCAGCGCCGCCCGCGCCTCGACGCCGTCGACCACCGTGACTGTCGAGTCCGGCTCGCAGGCCAGATGGACCGGCTGGTGGAAGACGAGGACGTCGGCTGCGACCGAGCCGTGGACATCCACCAGCCGGTGCACCAGCGAAGGGTCGAGCTCGCCGGCGACCGCCTCGACCTGCAACCGGCCGCCTGTTTCCAGGGCGACGAACATGGAGCGCGCGTCCACCAGCGCCCGGCCCCGCTTCACGATCAGCTCCAGAATCCGATCGAGGTCGGTCTCGCCGCCCACCGCGCGGGCGACGGCCAGCGCAGCTTCGAAGCCGGCGATCGCGCGCTGGAGCTCGTCCCGGCGCTCGGTCGCAGAGCGGTAGAGGCGCGCGTTCGCGATGGCGTGCCCGGCCCACTCGGCCAGCACGACGACCGCTTCTTCGTCGGCCTCGTCGAACTCGCCGCCGGCCTTGTCGGTCAGATACAGGTTGCCGTAGACGGCGTCTCGGATGCGGACGGGTACGCCGAGGAACGACGTCATCGGCGGGTGTCCGGCCGGGAACCCGTACGACCGCGGGTGCGCACCGACATCGGCCAGGCGCAGCGGCTTCGGATCGTGGATCAGGACGCCCAGGACGCCGTGGCCGCGCGGGAGATCGCCGATGCGCGCACGGGCGCCAGAGTCGATCCCGATCGTCAGGAACTGCTCGAGCCCGTCGCCGCGGTCGTTGAGGACGCCGAGCGCGGCGTAGCGCGCGCCGGTGAGGTCTCGCGCGGCCTCGAGGACGGACTGGAGCACCGACTCGAGGTCGAGGTTCGAGACGAGCGCGCGCCCGACCTCGACCAGGCGGCGCAGATGCGTCTCGCCAAGCCGCTCGCCGACGCCGGTTCCGGCCAGTTCGCGCATGGGCGGCCAATGCTACCGGCGTTTTGGAAGCGCCTCCGTAGAAGTCCGCATCCGGCAACGTGGGATCCGCGCATGCACCCGGGCGGGGCCGGCTCTACCTTGAGGGGGAACCGATCCGGAGGGTCCGGCATGCAACGCGCGCC from Gaiellales bacterium includes the following:
- a CDS encoding ATP-binding cassette domain-containing protein, with product MTPLLDTRSAITVAGLRKAYGDKVVLDGIDLDIAEGTVFSLLGPNGAGKTTTVQILSTLLPADAGDLSVAGFDLRREADAARRAIGVTGQFAAVDGLLTGEENVILMADLRHLGRGEGRRRAAELLERFDLVEAARKPAATYSGGMRRRLDLAMTLVGDPRVIFLDEPTTGLDPRGRREMWQIIRDLVAGGVTVFLTTQYLDEADQLAGRIALLDKGRIVAQGTPAELKRLVPGGAIDLRFADAPALDRAAGVIGPAERDDDSLTLHVPSDGGVRTLRALLDRLDAEAIEVAELSVQMPELDDVFLALTGPHATPERSLP
- a CDS encoding DUF4097 family beta strand repeat-containing protein, producing the protein MPTFQTASPITVDVDVGAGDISIEASERTDTVVEVLPSDPAKPGDVSAAEQTRVDLSGDRLVIRGPRGWRSWMPRGGRDSIDVRISLPAGSEIRGDAGVAALRCTGALGEFRFKTGAGDLDVEQAGSVHIRTGAGDVSVGHAAGDLNASTGTGVIRVDAVDGSAVIKSSNRETWVGSVGGELRIKAANGSISVDQARATVTVKTANGDIHLGEVTAGAVVAETAAGKIDVGIRPGVAAWLDLDTGFGRVNNELADSERPDPGEETVEVRARTSYGDISIRRAPAA
- a CDS encoding AI-2E family transporter; protein product: MSRSPVHPIDGPEMNAAVETERRPSEDAEPRRVRFDVSAWAIAKLMAGLLLLGVAGNLAHQIRDVIVWAAAALFLAVALNPLVARLEPKLGRTAAAVVVFLGFIVLLLTTLAAFVAPFVTQVDQLTTGLPNALQDARHNHTFARLDSRFHLVEHARAHADAVPGYVFGTAGTVLGGVVAVTTVLFLMVFLLIELPNIARLVLGQLQPAQRERAVAIAQHANRQVGGYVFGNLVISVICGAVTWVALYLLGVPYSLALAVFMAVFDIIPLVGATIGSIVVIGAAFLLTGTTAGIAIFVIVMVYQQIENHVLQPLIYGRTVQLSSLTVLLAVLVGGAALGLVGALLAIPIAGTLQAVVGEMLESRAERIRRDGPSGEEAVEAP
- a CDS encoding FAD:protein FMN transferase, which produces MRRSWAAPAGSVSQRFPAMGCEVLVILPAERAAHVGTVSALFAEWEARLSRFRPDSDVSRLNAAAGRTTRVREPLLGVLRRALRAARATRGVFDPTLARELSALGYATTFSEMQGEVSERPAPARASSWHDVRLGPGGLVSLPADLAVDLGGIAKGMAVDAALAALRAEDVPFALVSAGGDLGVLGGRPWPVAVEAADGETVVTLTAGALATSSTEERRWRTARGELHHVIDPRTRRPAASDLVRVTVHAPTCEAAEVAAKAALILGAEEGAAFLERHRLTGLLSTASESCPAGAWPAQTAGAA
- a CDS encoding ferric reductase-like transmembrane domain-containing protein, translating into MTASHVAWYTVRASGYTALVLLTLSMALGLLLSLNVRSARWPRFLTNDLHGFTTLVALVFIAIHTVATVLDPFMHLGLAGALVPFASGYRTIGMAAGIVAGYLMLAVWITSRLQRLIGWRTWRTLHYAVFAVYVLSIAHTLVTGEDGSTTWGRWIVVGSVVLVAGLTALRALGGRAVPAKTAQRSA
- a CDS encoding MMPL family transporter, with the translated sequence MTGRAARACAAHPWRTLAVWVALAVVSVGITSAFLSSSLTTESNFTGTPESQKAIDLIEQRLDRKEPVRDVVIVRSATRTVAQPGFRQRVDAIRSKLVAAAPSVVHVGPTYYESRDPSQVSKDRRATLIQVTMPGSELNDAPDRITPVIAAVDGADGQGGYAVLITGQATVGHDFTKLSESDLQKGEGIGIPIALLILVAVFGAVVAAFVPLILTIFAIVVALAVAALIGQISPLSFFVVNMLTFMGLAVGIDYSLFIVSRYRDERGAGHPKHEAIGLAGTTASRAVLFSGMTVVLALVGMLIVPTKIFVSLAAGAILVVLVAVLAALTLLPAIVSLLGDRIESLRVPFFGRRAQEPAESGGFWGRIVAVVMRHPVVALVLSVAVLLIAAIPYFSIHTGSAGLATLPDSTHAKQGYVVLNRDFTVGEVTPATIVVDGDVASAGARAAFARLEAALAKDPRFGTLQVGGAPAQRLAVINVPVAGDPNSDAALNAVRALRDTYLPAALVGTELTAYVTGASAQNLDYFAITDRYLPIVFALVLGLSFILLMLAFRSVVVPASSIVMNLLSVGAAYGLLVFVTQQGHGASLFGFQQVPTVEAWIPLFLFSVLFGLSMDYQVFLLSRIRERYDERGDAREAVAYGIDSTARLITGAALIMVAVFAGFAAGQLVMFQQMGFGLGVAILLDATIVRTVLMPAWMELLGDRSWYMPGWLRWLPDLRVEPSRPAAPERRPYALR